The Gillisia sp. Hel_I_86 genome has a segment encoding these proteins:
- the tnpA gene encoding IS200/IS605 family transposase, whose amino-acid sequence MSTNIRKGSHTVSRLTCHIVWSIKYRYKVLQGDIQARCRELLIQVCEAQEIEILKGVVSPDHVHMHIEYAPKLNVSSIVKSLKGRSSRKLQQEFPVLKKRYWGNHFWSSGYGAWSSGNITDKMVNEYLEHHRRKDSNDNSDFILE is encoded by the coding sequence ATGAGTACAAATATAAGAAAAGGTTCACATACAGTTAGTCGTCTGACGTGTCATATTGTTTGGTCTATAAAATATAGATACAAGGTTCTACAGGGGGATATCCAAGCTCGTTGTCGCGAACTTTTAATACAGGTTTGTGAAGCTCAGGAAATCGAGATACTAAAAGGTGTTGTTAGTCCAGATCACGTTCATATGCATATAGAGTATGCTCCAAAACTAAACGTGAGCTCTATAGTTAAAAGTTTGAAAGGTCGTTCCTCCCGCAAACTTCAGCAAGAGTTTCCAGTCCTAAAAAAGCGTTATTGGGGCAATCATTTTTGGTCGAGCGGTTATGGTGCTTGGAGCAGCGGGAATATAACAGACAAAATGGTAAATGAATATTTAGAACATCATAGAAGGAAGGATAGTAATGATAATTCAGATTTTATACTTGAGTAA
- a CDS encoding DUF4249 domain-containing protein → MNTLIEIIRKNILKSKHALKMALLGLIAFSCTDVVDISVPTEAPRLVIEASLGWEKGSLGNNQTIKLSLSTPFYDLTPSPVTGASVRVANVTNGDVFIFEDQQDGRYTTADFEPIINNTYNLEVIYNNEAYTAQETLIPVPEIDRIEQSRIGGSDEEELDLTIYFNDPEDKMNFYYATFLEGNDLLPLRVVLSDEFTNGNEMSVFYEENEADQADEILPGDMVDIYLFGISEQYYDFLDTLIEQGDNAGDPFATVPTRLKGNYINPENPDDYAFGYFRVTEFVNEVYTFVE, encoded by the coding sequence ATGAACACTTTAATAGAAATAATACGCAAAAACATATTAAAATCAAAACACGCACTAAAAATGGCTTTACTTGGTTTAATTGCTTTTTCCTGCACAGATGTGGTAGATATAAGCGTACCAACCGAAGCCCCACGTTTGGTTATTGAAGCATCTCTAGGTTGGGAAAAAGGCTCGTTAGGAAATAACCAAACCATAAAATTAAGCCTATCCACCCCATTTTACGATCTAACACCAAGCCCTGTAACAGGCGCATCTGTAAGGGTTGCAAACGTTACAAACGGCGATGTGTTTATTTTCGAAGACCAACAGGATGGTCGTTATACAACCGCAGATTTTGAACCAATAATCAACAACACCTATAACTTAGAGGTGATTTATAATAATGAGGCCTATACCGCTCAAGAAACACTAATACCTGTTCCTGAAATAGATAGAATAGAGCAATCCCGTATAGGTGGTTCAGACGAAGAAGAGCTAGACCTAACCATCTATTTTAATGATCCAGAAGATAAGATGAATTTTTATTATGCCACATTTTTGGAAGGTAATGATTTGCTGCCTCTAAGGGTAGTCTTATCTGACGAATTTACAAATGGCAACGAAATGTCTGTTTTTTATGAAGAAAACGAGGCCGACCAAGCAGATGAGATACTACCCGGAGATATGGTAGATATATACCTGTTTGGCATATCCGAACAATATTATGATTTTTTGGATACATTAATTGAGCAAGGCGATAATGCAGGAGACCCCTTTGCAACCGTACCAACACGGCTAAAAGGTAATTACATAAATCCAGAAAATCCCGATGATTATGCTTTTGGGTATTTTAGGGTTACAGAATTTGTAAATGAGGTTTATACGTTCGTCGAGTAG
- a CDS encoding IS1595 family transposase — protein MNLLHFIEQFPDETSCKVHLRDVRERDGLICKKCNGTKHYWLKAKWMWQCSDCRFRTTLRSGTMMEHSNLPVRTWYLAMAFMTYSKKGISATELQRQLNHSRYTTIWSLMHKIRTAVGKRDDLYKLEDMVEFDEGYFEVATKEKDKQQLKRGRGSQRQSNVAVMAESTPLEDLQTGKKSSHCRYFKMKVLDTHRAEEVNTTIANSFDEMSIVFSDKSTSYVDISDYVEMHVTEKSSRETTVTTLKWVHIAISNAKRTLLGIYHKIKGKYLQNYLHEFCYKLNRRYFGERLFDRLVLAVSFQYWYKSV, from the coding sequence ATGAATTTACTACATTTTATAGAACAATTTCCTGATGAAACCTCCTGTAAGGTTCATCTGCGAGATGTAAGGGAAAGGGATGGCCTAATATGTAAAAAGTGCAATGGCACGAAACATTATTGGCTTAAGGCAAAGTGGATGTGGCAGTGCAGCGACTGCCGCTTTAGGACAACTCTACGCAGCGGTACGATGATGGAGCATTCCAACCTACCGGTCCGGACATGGTACCTGGCCATGGCGTTTATGACCTATAGCAAGAAAGGGATATCTGCCACCGAACTCCAGCGCCAGCTTAACCACTCACGTTACACCACGATATGGTCCTTGATGCACAAGATAAGAACCGCCGTGGGCAAGCGCGACGACCTGTACAAACTGGAGGACATGGTAGAGTTCGACGAGGGCTATTTTGAAGTTGCCACCAAAGAAAAGGACAAGCAGCAACTAAAGAGGGGTCGCGGAAGCCAGAGACAATCCAATGTGGCTGTAATGGCAGAGTCCACACCTTTGGAAGATTTGCAAACGGGCAAAAAGTCAAGTCATTGCCGATACTTTAAGATGAAGGTATTGGACACGCACAGAGCAGAAGAGGTAAACACCACTATTGCCAATAGCTTTGATGAAATGTCGATCGTATTCAGCGATAAGAGCACATCCTACGTGGATATATCAGACTATGTTGAAATGCATGTGACCGAAAAATCGAGCAGGGAAACCACGGTCACAACCCTTAAATGGGTGCATATAGCAATTAGCAACGCAAAGCGCACCCTGTTAGGTATTTACCATAAAATAAAAGGTAAATATCTACAGAATTACCTCCATGAATTTTGCTATAAACTAAACAGAAGATATTTTGGTGAACGTTTATTTGACAGGCTGGTTTTAGCGGTAAGTTTTCAATACTGGTATAAAAGTGTGTAA
- a CDS encoding IS1595 family transposase, translated as MEQRFKSLSLFEFQERYSSKGDCLAYLAELKWGNGFLCRKCGHGKSCKGVPAASRQCTSCNYTESPTANTLFHMVKFDLVKAFYIVYFVATNKKGITSTELSRKLELRQKTCWSFKRKVMKAMKSSGDHPITGTAEVDETVFGGQEEGVRGRKNGSKKLVVVGIQKKKKGVSRLYAREISHADAASLGDFMKHHIAVDANVTTDQWSGYGPLAKVFENLVQIPSGKKGANFPDLHRAIMNLKGWLRGMHHHVWDLQDYLDEYCYRFNRSFMKEGIFENLMIRMVNASPCLIKNISN; from the coding sequence ATGGAGCAAAGATTTAAAAGCCTATCTCTTTTCGAGTTTCAGGAACGGTATTCCTCGAAAGGAGACTGCCTCGCCTATTTGGCAGAGCTAAAATGGGGCAACGGTTTTTTATGCCGTAAATGCGGGCATGGGAAATCCTGTAAGGGCGTGCCAGCTGCTTCGCGGCAGTGCACCAGTTGCAATTATACGGAGTCCCCGACTGCCAACACACTTTTTCATATGGTCAAGTTCGATCTTGTCAAGGCGTTCTACATAGTCTATTTCGTGGCCACAAACAAAAAGGGCATCACCTCTACCGAACTCAGCCGAAAATTGGAGCTTAGGCAAAAGACCTGCTGGTCTTTCAAGCGCAAGGTCATGAAGGCCATGAAAAGCTCTGGAGACCACCCCATAACCGGAACCGCCGAAGTGGACGAAACAGTCTTTGGTGGACAGGAAGAGGGGGTGCGTGGAAGAAAAAATGGGAGCAAAAAGCTCGTGGTAGTTGGTATTCAGAAAAAGAAAAAGGGCGTTTCAAGGCTCTACGCCCGAGAGATATCCCATGCCGATGCAGCATCGTTGGGTGATTTCATGAAGCATCATATCGCTGTAGATGCCAATGTGACCACTGACCAATGGTCAGGTTATGGCCCCTTGGCCAAGGTCTTCGAGAATCTAGTGCAGATCCCGTCGGGAAAGAAAGGAGCCAATTTCCCCGATCTCCATAGGGCTATAATGAACCTCAAGGGATGGCTCAGGGGAATGCACCACCACGTCTGGGACCTTCAGGACTATTTGGATGAGTACTGCTATAGGTTCAACCGAAGCTTCATGAAGGAAGGAATATTCGAAAATCTTATGATACGAATGGTAAACGCATCGCCATGTCTTATAAAAAATATTAGTAATTAA